Proteins encoded in a region of the Coffea eugenioides isolate CCC68of chromosome 4, Ceug_1.0, whole genome shotgun sequence genome:
- the LOC113768546 gene encoding gibberellin-regulated protein 14-like, translating to MGLRAFHLVLFLLFCVAQVSSDLHSTVNEEEPAHISQAFHVFARGAERRLVQGIALRLSKYLNIGQHLPPAPAPAPAPHYAHLDCGGLCSHRCSLHSRPNVCLRACGTCCVRCKCVPPGTFGNRELCGKCYTDMTTHGNKTKCP from the exons ATGGGACTACGTGCATTCCATCTAGTTTTGTTTCTGCTTTTCTGCGTCGCTCAG GTTTCATCAGATCTTCATTCCACTGTCAATGAAGAAGAACCAGCACATATTAGCCAGGCATTTCAT GTGTTTGCCAGAGGTGCAGAGAGAAGACTGGTGCAAGGCATAG CCCTGAGGCTTTCAAAATATCTCAACATTGGGCAACATCTTCCTCCAGCTCCAGCTCCAGCTCCAGCTCCCCATTATGCTCACCTGGACTGTGGTGGATTGTGCAGCCATAGATGCAGCTTGCACTCTAGGCCAAATGTGTGCCTCAGGGCATGTGGGACTTGTTGTGTTAGGTGCAAATGTGTGCCACCAGGGACCTTTGGCAACAGGGAGCTGTGTGGAAAGTGTTACACTGACATGACTACCCACGGCAACAAGACCAAATGCCCCTAG